Proteins from one Malania oleifera isolate guangnan ecotype guangnan chromosome 4, ASM2987363v1, whole genome shotgun sequence genomic window:
- the LOC131153738 gene encoding transcription factor CYCLOIDEA: MFPSSNHTMLSKSSTNYHNESPNPSFLHFPAEPFLVNDDELLMTHFLSHHNFSIVPPQTEVNHRPNADAAAEPLPRKKGTGGRKSAPRKRTGKKDRHSKICTAKGPRDRRMRLSLQIARKFFDLQDMLGFDKASKTIEWLFTKSKAAIKELTGNLAQVKHIATGSGNGGGGGSGGSGSRGKSSRSCSSECEVVSSIQEAAAHHGEHKRGIEENGESSMNEKNKKILRKVAYDPLARVSREMARARARERTKEKMKIRTLEKSKHCCEVNPNANPPFEAAGGDEDQIGISQEVEEPSTDLLEHQMATVGIIEKFLGMTSSSKSSLIFDHQPHVAVSSGVNAGNIDFPGFSGEWNMINKSRNHSCYGNAMATMNSLIPGSNQEENPSSIYMATASSIRLQSQLLQDHQADNLPGKNHNLY; encoded by the coding sequence ATGTTTCCTTCTAGCAACCATACAATGCTCTCCAAATCCTCCACGAATTATCATAATGAAAGCCCTAATCCATCCTTCCTGCACTTCCCTGCAGAGCCCTTCCTTGTCAATGATGATGAACTGCTCATGACTCACTTCTTGTCACACCATAATTTCTCCATAGTTCCACCCCAGACCGAAGTTAACCACAGGCCGAACGCCGATGCCGCAGCCGAGCCCCTACCAAGAAAGAAGGGCACCGGTGGCAGGAAGTCAGCTCCGCGGAAGAGAACTGGCAAGAAGGACCGGCACAGCAAGATCTGCACGGCCAAAGGGCCGAGGGACCGGAGAATGAGGCTGTCTCTTCAGATTGCCCGAAAGTTTTTCGATCTCCAAGACATGTTAGGGTTTGACAAGGCCAGCAAAACAATTGAGTGGCTCTTCACCAAGTCGAAGGCAGCGATCAAGGAACTCACCGGAAACCTCGCCCAGGTAAAGCACATTGCCACTGGCAGCGGCAACGGTGGTGGCGGTGGCAGTGGAGGAAGCGGCAGCAGGGGGAAGAGTTCCAGGTCGTGTTCGTCGGAGTGCGAAGTTGTTTCGAGCATCCAGGAGGCTGCAGCCCATCATGGAGAGCACAAAAGGGGAATTGAGGAAAATGGTGAATCCTCCATGAATGAGAAAAACAAGAAAATACTTCGGAAAGTGGCGTATGATCCTCTCGCAAGAGTGTCCAGGGAGATGGCAAGAGCAAGGGCTAGGGAGAGAACtaaagagaaaatgaaaataagaactctTGAGAAATCAAAACATTGTTGTGAAGTAAACCCTAATGCTAATCCTCCCTTTGAGGCTGCAGGGGGCGATGAAGATCAAATCGGAATAAGCCAAGAAGTGGAAGAACCCAGCACTGACTTGCTAGAACATCAAATGGCCACTGTGGGAATCATTGAGAAATTTTTGGGCATGACAAGCTCCTCAAAATCGTCTCTGATTTTCGATCATCAGCCCCATGTTGCAGTCTCGAGTGGGGTAAATGCCGGGAATATTGATTTTCCAGGTTTTTCGGGGGAATGGAACATGATCAACAAGTCAAGAAACCACTCTTGTTACGGCAATGCAATGGCAACCATGAACTCATTGATCCCAGGTAGCAACCAAGAagaaaaccctagttcaatttatatGGCTACTGCCTCAAGCATTCGCTTGCAGTCCCAGCTTCTTCAGGACCATCAAGCTGATAATTTGCCTGGCAAAAATCACAATCTATATTGA